In Conger conger chromosome 5, fConCon1.1, whole genome shotgun sequence, the DNA window TAGGAATACCAAACTGCTAAGCGAGCCgattgtttttgtaaataagaTATTCAGTATAAAACAAAGGTTATTTATCATAGTTTCCTCCGATTCATAACGAATTAACGGTGATCGTGCTGACAGCAGCATTAGCAAAGCTACCGATACTAGAAGCTAACGTTATGAAGCATATTATCTGATTCACCTACGATCATCTGTAGAATATGAATCAACTGattaaatgtcattaatgtttatatttacagtGAATATGGATGATTTAAACGCAAAATTTTAGGTTTACCCGCCCGCCAGTGACAAAATGTGTCAAAGCGTTCCCAAAGGGCATTAAAGATCGCTTTTGCAGAATGACATTCTGAgttcaataatttaaaaaagttattttgtttgtgtctttctgtttgTGGATTGGATTAATTTGTCACAACCTAAATTGGTGCTAAATTCTGCTtgcccaaaaaaagaaacaatacatTGAATAATTTCTCAAAATTCCCAACTGTTCCATTAAACATAGTTTCTTTATTCTCTTTTAGCCACTGTTACCTTCATGGAAGAGTGTAAGCTTGCCTCTCTGTCCCACCCCCCCATTAGAACGATGGCGGATTCCACCAAGTTGACTCACtccaacagccaatcacaatcctTGCCTGACTCTAAGAAATGTTTAAGGTCCGTCTCTTCAGTCGGAGACGTGAAGATTGAATCTGTGATTGGAGGCACGGATTACGCAGCGGCGGAGACAAAGGCAAGATCGAACGGAAGTGACGACTTAGAAGAGAGGACGGAGTGGAAGACCGTGTATGAGATGACGGAGGAAGAGAAGGACAGGCTATGTAACATGAAGGAGGAAGACGAGGAGGAggataaagaagaagaagaggcggAGGAACGTGAGGAGAAGCACAGCGTGAAAATGGAGAGGGAAGACGGTGTGACAGACGCTGAGGGACTCGGGGGTGAGCGGGAAAAACTGAGGGATGAAGAGAAGGGGAACAAACCTCCTGAGGCACCCCCTGCCCCATTGCAGTCCCACACGGGCACTCTAGGGGCCCACAAATGCTCGGAGTGTGAGAAGACCTTCAAATCCAAGTCACGGCTGACGGTGCACCGGCGCACCCATACAGGGGAACGTCCGTACCAGTGCTCCCAGTGCGGAGCGAGTTTCGGCACCTCGGGCAATCTGATGTCGCACCAGCGGTCTCATACGGGCGAACGCCCGTACCAGTGCTCCCATTGCGGGAAGAGCTTCATCCACTCGTCGCACCTGGTAACGCACCAGCGGACCCACACCGGGGAGCGTCCCTACCACTGCGCCTGGTGCGGGCGGAACTTCCGCTACCTCACCTGCCT includes these proteins:
- the LOC133128031 gene encoding zinc finger protein OZF-like isoform X1, whose amino-acid sequence is MESLNCAESDTKATVTFMEECKLASLSHPPIRTMADSTKLTHSNSQSQSLPDSKKCLRSVSSVGDVKIESVIGGTDYAAAETKARSNGSDDLEERTEWKTVYEMTEEEKDRLCNMKEEDEEEDKEEEEAEEREEKHSVKMEREDGVTDAEGLGGEREKLRDEEKGNKPPEAPPAPLQSHTGTLGAHKCSECEKTFKSKSRLTVHRRTHTGERPYQCSQCGASFGTSGNLMSHQRSHTGERPYQCSHCGKSFIHSSHLVTHQRTHTGERPYHCAWCGRNFRYLTCLKEHKLSHTGESPHRCSECGKTFRRLSRLVTHQRMHTGERPYRCSQCGKGFISSTSLITHQQIHSGERPYHCSQCEKTFIRPAHLAIHQRVHTGERPYHCSWCEKSFAHLTCLEVHQRSHTGERPFHCSQCGKDYKSKSGLIVHQRTHTGERPYLCTQCGKKFTQLKGLQRHQQSHAK
- the LOC133128031 gene encoding zinc finger protein OZF-like isoform X2, which gives rise to MADSTKLTHSNSQSQSLPDSKKCLRSVSSVGDVKIESVIGGTDYAAAETKARSNGSDDLEERTEWKTVYEMTEEEKDRLCNMKEEDEEEDKEEEEAEEREEKHSVKMEREDGVTDAEGLGGEREKLRDEEKGNKPPEAPPAPLQSHTGTLGAHKCSECEKTFKSKSRLTVHRRTHTGERPYQCSQCGASFGTSGNLMSHQRSHTGERPYQCSHCGKSFIHSSHLVTHQRTHTGERPYHCAWCGRNFRYLTCLKEHKLSHTGESPHRCSECGKTFRRLSRLVTHQRMHTGERPYRCSQCGKGFISSTSLITHQQIHSGERPYHCSQCEKTFIRPAHLAIHQRVHTGERPYHCSWCEKSFAHLTCLEVHQRSHTGERPFHCSQCGKDYKSKSGLIVHQRTHTGERPYLCTQCGKKFTQLKGLQRHQQSHAK